Proteins encoded within one genomic window of Methanothrix harundinacea 6Ac:
- a CDS encoding NB-ARC domain-containing protein yields the protein MAKADEPVVVTGASKVGLHGMGGIGKSVMAAAVARDEETQRAFPDGILWLTLGINPKLLQRQSDLAVMLGDVPHAFNDIQEGKSHLSSLLADKVCLIILDDVWNVEHVEGFNILGSGSKMLITTRDAKIITALDAQEHRLGVLDDDEALSLLAKWTGQSKEELPSLALEVAKECGNLPLALAMVGAMVKGMPDLWTVALERLQNADLEKIREQFPDYPYPDLLKAIQVSVDALEPEFRARYLDLAVFPEDIPIPEAALQTFWEGKEFTPPEVIKLLVDRSLLLRDDEGRLSLHDLTFDYVRKQAGDLKTLHDQLLESYSAKYLNNSRSPSAWAEGPKDGYFFQHLARHLKEAGQEDELRALLFDFNWIKAKLAATDVPSLLVDYDLLTDPDAVLVRDALRLSAHVISVDKAQLASQILGRLMALPSSSIQALLDGAGEKGDEPWIRPLTPNLMPPGTPLLRTLKGHSSWVNAVAVSPDGRRAVSASYDNTLKVWDLERGEEIRTLKGHSNWVSAVAVSPDGRRALSGSYDNTLKVWDLERGEEIRTLKGHYGWVSAVAVSPDGRRAVSGSYDNTLKVWDLEKGEEILTLKGHSASVRAVAVTPDGRKAVSASGDQTLKVWDLEKGEEILTLKGHSASVSAVAVTPDGRKAVSASGDQTLKVWDLEKGEEIRTLKGHSASVRAVAVTPDGRKAVSSSGDQTLKVWDLERGEELRTLKGHSNWVNAVAVTPDGRKAVSSSGDKTLKVWDLERGEELQTLKGHSASVSAVALTPDGRKAVSSSGDKTLKVWDLEKGEEIRTLKGHSASVSAVAVTPDGRKAISACDDRTLKVWDLERGEELRTLKGHSDWVNAVVVTPDGQKTVSASDDQTLKVWDLGKGEVIATFTADGPILCCAIAPDGATIVAGESSGRIHLLRLENAD from the coding sequence TTGGCCAAAGCCGACGAACCAGTGGTGGTCACCGGAGCATCCAAGGTCGGATTGCATGGCATGGGCGGGATAGGAAAGTCGGTGATGGCAGCGGCGGTGGCCCGTGATGAGGAGACGCAGCGGGCCTTTCCCGACGGTATCCTGTGGCTGACCTTGGGCATAAATCCTAAGCTCCTCCAGAGGCAGTCCGACCTAGCGGTGATGCTGGGGGACGTCCCCCATGCCTTCAACGATATCCAGGAGGGCAAATCTCATCTCAGCAGCCTTCTGGCCGATAAGGTCTGTCTTATAATATTGGACGACGTCTGGAACGTCGAGCACGTCGAAGGGTTCAACATCCTGGGATCGGGCTCCAAGATGCTGATCACCACCCGGGACGCGAAGATAATCACAGCCCTCGACGCCCAGGAGCACAGGCTGGGCGTTTTGGACGACGACGAAGCTCTGTCGCTCCTGGCAAAGTGGACCGGCCAATCCAAAGAAGAGCTGCCTTCTCTGGCCCTCGAAGTGGCAAAGGAGTGCGGGAACCTCCCTCTGGCACTGGCCATGGTGGGAGCTATGGTCAAGGGGATGCCGGATCTATGGACAGTCGCGCTGGAGAGGCTACAAAACGCCGATCTGGAGAAGATCAGAGAGCAGTTCCCGGATTATCCCTATCCAGACCTCTTGAAGGCCATTCAAGTCAGCGTGGATGCGCTGGAGCCGGAGTTTCGGGCCCGATACCTCGATCTGGCCGTATTTCCAGAGGATATCCCCATCCCGGAGGCAGCGCTCCAGACTTTCTGGGAAGGAAAAGAGTTCACTCCTCCCGAGGTGATCAAGCTCCTGGTCGATCGGTCGCTGCTTCTGAGGGACGACGAAGGCCGCCTCAGCCTCCACGACCTCACGTTCGACTACGTGAGAAAGCAGGCTGGAGACCTGAAGACTCTCCACGACCAACTTCTGGAGTCATATAGTGCGAAGTATTTAAATAATAGTAGATCCCCCAGTGCCTGGGCCGAAGGCCCCAAAGACGGCTACTTCTTCCAGCATCTTGCCCGCCATCTGAAAGAGGCGGGGCAGGAAGATGAGCTGCGGGCTCTTCTCTTCGATTTCAATTGGATCAAGGCGAAGCTCGCGGCCACAGACGTCCCCTCCCTTCTGGTGGACTACGATCTTCTCACCGATCCTGATGCGGTCCTTGTTCGAGATGCTCTCCGGCTTTCGGCTCACGTCATCTCCGTCGACAAAGCTCAGCTCGCAAGCCAGATCTTGGGCCGTCTGATGGCTCTGCCCTCCTCCTCGATACAGGCATTGCTCGATGGGGCAGGGGAGAAAGGAGACGAACCCTGGATCCGCCCCCTGACCCCGAACCTGATGCCGCCGGGAACCCCCCTCCTCCGCACCCTGAAAGGCCATTCCAGTTGGGTCAACGCGGTGGCGGTCAGCCCTGACGGTCGGAGGGCAGTATCGGCATCATACGATAACACCCTCAAGGTCTGGGACCTGGAACGGGGCGAGGAGATAAGGACCCTGAAAGGCCATTCCAATTGGGTCAGTGCAGTGGCAGTCAGCCCCGACGGGCGGAGGGCGTTATCGGGATCATACGATAACACCCTCAAGGTCTGGGACCTGGAACGGGGCGAGGAGATAAGGACCCTGAAAGGCCATTACGGTTGGGTCAGTGCGGTAGCGGTCAGCCCGGACGGTAGGAGGGCGGTATCGGGATCATACGATAACACCCTCAAGGTCTGGGACCTGGAAAAGGGCGAGGAGATACTGACCCTGAAAGGTCATTCAGCTTCGGTCAGAGCAGTGGCAGTAACCCCAGACGGTCGAAAAGCTGTATCTGCTTCCGGTGATCAGACCCTCAAGGTGTGGGACCTGGAAAAGGGCGAGGAGATACTGACCCTGAAAGGTCATTCAGCTTCGGTCAGTGCGGTGGCAGTAACCCCGGACGGTCGAAAAGCTGTATCTGCTTCCGGTGATCAGACCCTCAAGGTGTGGGACCTGGAAAAGGGCGAGGAGATACGGACCCTGAAAGGTCATTCAGCTTCGGTCAGAGCGGTGGCAGTGACCCCAGACGGTCGAAAAGCTGTATCTTCTTCCGGTGATCAGACCCTCAAGGTATGGGACCTCGAGCGGGGAGAAGAGCTGCGGACCCTGAAAGGTCATTCAAATTGGGTCAACGCGGTGGCGGTGACCCCCGATGGTCGAAAAGCTGTATCTTCTTCCGGTGATAAGACCCTCAAGGTATGGGACCTCGAGCGGGGAGAAGAGCTGCAGACCCTGAAAGGTCATTCAGCTTCAGTCAGCGCGGTGGCTTTGACCCCCGACGGTCGAAAAGCTGTATCTTCTTCCGGTGATAAAACCCTCAAGGTGTGGGACCTGGAAAAGGGCGAGGAGATACGGACCCTGAAAGGTCATTCAGCTTCGGTCAGTGCGGTGGCGGTGACCCCCGACGGTCGAAAAGCGATATCGGCTTGCGATGATCGGACCCTCAAGGTGTGGGACCTCGAGAGGGGAGAAGAGCTGCGGACCCTGAAAGGTCATTCAGACTGGGTCAACGCTGTAGTGGTGACCCCAGACGGTCAAAAAACGGTATCTGCTTCCGATGATCAGACCCTCAAGGTATGGGACCTGGGGAAGGGCGAAGTCATCGCCACCTTCACCGCCGACGGTCCGATCCTTTGCTGCGCCATAGCGCCCGATGGCGCCACCATTGTAGCCGGCGAGTCGTCGGGGAGAATCCACCTACTCCGGCTGGAGAATGCTGATTAA